In Syntrophales bacterium, the sequence GGTAAACTCATAGATGTCCTCTTCGATCGGTTCCGGTAGCGGATGGTTTTCCTCGATTCCTTTCAATCCGGCAGCCAGCATGACGGCAAAGGCCAGATAGGGGTTACAGGCCGGGTCGGGAGAACGAAATTCAATCCGGGTTGCTTTTTCTTTTCCCGGTTTGTACATGGGAACTCTGATCAAAGTGGAGCGATTCCGCCTGGCCCAGGCAATATATACCGGCGCCTCGTAGCCGGGGACCAGTCTTTTGTAAGAGTTGACCCACTGGTTAAGGACGGCTGTAATTTCCCGCGCATGTCTCATGATACCGGCGATATAATTTTTCGCCAACGGGGAGAGATTGAAGCTATCCTGGGAATCATAAAAGGCATTACTATCCCCTTTAAAGAGAGACTGATGGGTATGCATGCCACTCCCATTCTGGCCCAATAAAGGCTTGGGCATAAAGGTGGCATAGTAGCCGTGCTGTCTCGCCACTTCCTTGACCACCATTCTGAGGGTGATGGTCTTATCGGCCATCTTCAAGCCCTCGTCGTATCGCATATCAATCTCGTGCTGGCTCGGTGCAACTTCATGATGGCTGTATTCTATCTGAATCCCCATATCCTGAAGGGCAAAGATCGTGTCTCTTCTTAAGTCACCTCCCTTGTCTAAAGGCCGGGTGTCAAAGTATCCGCCCTTATCAATAATCTTTGGGGTTTCGCTGCTTTCAAAGTAGAAATATTCAAGTTCCGGTCCCGCATAAAAGGTATAACCCATATCAGCGGCACGTTTTAAAACCCTTTTCAGTACATAACGAGGATCGCCTTCATAAGGGGTTCCATCGGGGTTCAAGATATCACAAAACATTCTGCAGACAGGCCTTTCCGTACCTTTCCAGGGCAAGAACTGTAAGGTTGTGGGATCGGGTTTGGCGATCATGTCACTCTCTTCGATCCGGGCGAATCCTTCAATAGAAGAGCCATCGAACCCCATACCTTCCGTCAACCCTTCCTCCAACTCCGATGGAGTAATCGCAAAACTCTTCAAGATACCGAGAACATCTACAAACCAGAATTGAATAAAACTGACATTTTTCTCCTTAACAATCTTTTTTACATCTTCAGCAGTTTTACAGATCATTTTTTTACCTCCTAAGTAATTTTATTGTTTCTCCGTTATTTTACAGCAAAAGTGATGCCAATAAAATATTAATCAATTATATAAATATGTTATCTGTCACGACCAGGCTGGTAATACCAGAGGGAGCAACACTTTTGTAACTTCTCGGGGCAGATAACGACAGTTTTAGAGAAAAAACCTATTCAGTCAGCGGGGATCAGCTCTCGGGAAAGGAAAGAGCAGTTTCTATCGTTTTGTTGCTTTTTGTCACCTCATTAGCATATATTTATCCTAGCCAAAAGGGATATCTCCGAAATGCCTGCAAAAAAAATCTTAATTCTGTCTCTCGTGATTTCTCTTGCCGGCCACCTGCTGACGCTATCACTAACCGGCTTTATTGATATGCAGGGAGGTAGCGAGAGGGAGGACATCTTAACTATTGATCTGAAAGAACCATGGAAAAGGCCTGGTAAAAATCGAGGAGAAAAAGAGAAAGTGGAGCCGCCTCAGCCTCAGATTGAGGGAGAAACAACCAGTAGCGAATACCTCGAAAAGACGGCCGCTCTGGACAGCAACGATGACAGGTATATTTCTTACCTGAGAAAAATAAAGAAAAAGATAGAGAATATATGGACGTATCCACAAAAAGCCTATGAACAAAAGGAAGAGGGGGTTGCCGTAGTTAAATTTTCTATTACCAAGAGCGGTGCATTGCTGGACCCGGTTATCATGACATCCTCAGGTTCTAAATTACTCGATGGGGAAACCATTGGTGCGGTCAAAGCAGCGGCCCCTTACGATCCCCTTCCCCGGCACTTTAACCTTTCAAGGTTGAATATCGTTGCCGAATTCCAGTACAGACTGACCGAGTAACTCACCAGGCGGGTAACCTCAGCAACCATGTACTGACTGCCCGTTCATCAGCTTAATAACTGCACAATCGGAGAAGTAGTCTATGATATTCAGGCAGCCGTAGTCCTGTTCAAGGGAATAAAAATATTTCAGGGCAAGGTTCATGGCGTCAGCAAAGATCACACGATTTACTCCTCCATGGGCAACAAGAACAATATTTTTCCCGTAGTTTGCATGCAGAATTCCCTCTAAGGTGGGGATGACTCTTTTAGCCAGATCACGGATACTTTCCCCTCCCGGTATTCTGTAATAAACCAATCTTTTCCTTCGTTTATCCAATGCGCCGGGGAACTGTGCTTCTGTCTCCTCGGGAGTTAGCCCTTCCCACAGTCCGATGTTCAGCTCCCGCAGGGTGGGGTAGGCCTCAGGCTTGAGGCCATGTTCTGCGGCAATGATCTCAGCCCCCCTCTTTGCCCGGATCAGGTCACTGCAATAGACACCCGTTAGATTCTTATCCCTGAGCCTCTTCGCCACCGCCTCCATCTGCCTGACCCCTAATTCGGTTATGTCTACGTCCTTATGGCCGTTGTACGTCCCCTCTGAAAAGTTTACCACCTGTCCATGTCTTACCAAATATAATCTGGTATAGACGTTCATATACCCTCCACTGTGCTATTCAATCCTGCGGTAGCAAAACAAACTTTACGGGAACATTCACCCATACGGTGACCAGCGTACCCATCCTTCTTGCCGGCTCAAATTTCCACTCCTTCACCGCCTTAAGGGCAGATGTATCCAAGACAGCATATCCCGTTGATTTTTCTATCTTTACATGACCTGCTCTGCC encodes:
- a CDS encoding glutamine synthetase family protein; its protein translation is MICKTAEDVKKIVKEKNVSFIQFWFVDVLGILKSFAITPSELEEGLTEGMGFDGSSIEGFARIEESDMIAKPDPTTLQFLPWKGTERPVCRMFCDILNPDGTPYEGDPRYVLKRVLKRAADMGYTFYAGPELEYFYFESSETPKIIDKGGYFDTRPLDKGGDLRRDTIFALQDMGIQIEYSHHEVAPSQHEIDMRYDEGLKMADKTITLRMVVKEVARQHGYYATFMPKPLLGQNGSGMHTHQSLFKGDSNAFYDSQDSFNLSPLAKNYIAGIMRHAREITAVLNQWVNSYKRLVPGYEAPVYIAWARRNRSTLIRVPMYKPGKEKATRIEFRSPDPACNPYLAFAVMLAAGLKGIEENHPLPEPIEEDIYEFTPEKRREMNIQELPGNLYESICEVEKSELVREALGEHIFNKFIENKKIEWDRYRIHVTEYEIEKYLPIM
- a CDS encoding TonB family protein, whose amino-acid sequence is MPAKKILILSLVISLAGHLLTLSLTGFIDMQGGSEREDILTIDLKEPWKRPGKNRGEKEKVEPPQPQIEGETTSSEYLEKTAALDSNDDRYISYLRKIKKKIENIWTYPQKAYEQKEEGVAVVKFSITKSGALLDPVIMTSSGSKLLDGETIGAVKAAAPYDPLPRHFNLSRLNIVAEFQYRLTE
- a CDS encoding histidine phosphatase family protein, encoding MNVYTRLYLVRHGQVVNFSEGTYNGHKDVDITELGVRQMEAVAKRLRDKNLTGVYCSDLIRAKRGAEIIAAEHGLKPEAYPTLRELNIGLWEGLTPEETEAQFPGALDKRRKRLVYYRIPGGESIRDLAKRVIPTLEGILHANYGKNIVLVAHGGVNRVIFADAMNLALKYFYSLEQDYGCLNIIDYFSDCAVIKLMNGQSVHGC